atgggacaaaaaaaaaaaaatcaccaaaaataccattgagtatGTTTTGTGTTGCTTATCtgttgctgaattaaaaaaaGGTCTGTTCTTAAGTGTGCTTTGTATACTCTGAAGAAATTCCATTGTAGAAACGTTTTCCTTTGTGAGAAGTTGTTAAGTTCAGATAGCTTTTTGGTTAGGGATGGGTGCTCATGTCCACTTCCACTCTCAGTGCTGGAACCTCATCTGGCTTGGACCTGGGCAGGTCCTAGGATTTCTGCCAGTTTCTATGAGTTCATACGTGTGTCAGTTCAGTTGTGTCTAGAAAGCactgttttcttgatgtcttcagctcctctggttcttacactcttttcttcctctttgaccTAACTCCCTGAACCCTGAGGGAAGGAGTTTGATGAAGTCATCCCATTTAGGACTTAGTGTTCCAAGGTTTCTTACTCTCTGCATAATAGTttccatctcctgcaggaggaagcttctttgattaTAACTGAGTGAGACCCTAACCTAAAATATAGCCCAATgtcattaaaagtcattttacTGCTCTGTCCCTTTGgtagaacaatagtatttggttttcccctaggtctATGACCTATCTAGTCCCAGGTTCTTGGCCACTCCAGCAAGGTCAGGCATGGGCTCCACCTCGTAATCAGttagtggttggttactcctacaaCTTTTGAACCACTGTTGAaccagcatatcttgcaggcagatGACCATTGTAGAATGAATAGTTTGCAATTGGGTTAGTGAACTGCAGAATACACCCTCCTGttccatgaacactagtcagtggGGAAAAAGGCTCTAGTTAGGCAACAGCATggcttctccatgttcagtgagctttgtaggtgttgtcttcagcaaaagggccttaccatcagtttgtagagagcaaaCAGTAGCTTTGACAAGATCCTGAGTTGCTTAGAGGttctcaattagatgtaacctgTTCCTGGCACTGTACATTTTGCTTGATGATAACAGATGTCTTCTTGTGGCTTTCTATCCCCCTGTTACTTGATTCCGTTTAACTTATTTAATAAGTGTATATAGTTTAAGAAGCTTCTACTCCCATAGGTTTCCATAAGACCCCTCAAATAACTGTGAGTGATACCTGTCTATCCTtaccctcctcttttccttcccatttccatttaattttataggCCTCTATTTCAAGTCTCAATATTTTCCCTCTGctctttattttatacttttactaCAAGAGTTTTGCTAAGGAACTCTATAGTGGCATTGATTGGGCTATGCCTATATTTAGTTTTATCGAATTCAAGCAACTAGCCtaccttctcccctctccccatctccttctctccctctcctctctccctccctccctctttccctctcctctctctctccctctccctctctccctctctcccttcctctttccctctccctctgtccccctttctccctctctccctccctttctccctctctccccctctctccctctctcccttcctctttccctctccctctgtccccctttctccctctctccctccctttctccctctctccccctctctccctctctccctcccctctcccctgtcctctctcccctctcctcccctctctcctatccccctcccctccctcttctctctctctgaaaaggGAAACTGGTACCTCTGAAAAATCAAAATCTCTGATTTCTGTACATTGAGAATCAACTGTTGCAGTTAACTAAGAGATAGCAAATCAACTGGGTTTGTAGATTATTCAGCTGAttcaaaatgagaaaactgaaccctgcctttcctttgttctcttagtCATTATGATCCTCCTGTGCCAAGTATTCCTTTTCTACCAAAGGAAATTCAaacacccccaaaaaacaaaacaaacaaaaaacagtgattCAACCAAAATTTGGTTTTAAACATTGATTGTAGAAATTTGAGATTACAGGTTGTCTCTTTTAATCAGATGTAACATTATAATATTAGaaatgaaatgtaagtaaataaggAAAACATCATAACTTATAATAATGTCTGTGGATCAATGCAACCTATTAATGATCCCTATGGCATAATTAGTACCTAGATAGCGCCATGAAGACCTTAAATTACATTTAAACTATCTTCTGGTTCCAGATCTCTGCTCGTTAACCTTCTTCCTCGTATTTATTATTACCACTATTAATATGGGATGTCCTTATTTCTgaggtttattatttatttttgtgtacctTTACTAGATTATAAACTGTGAGACCTAAGTGTctatttcattcattcacatattaATGACTTTAAAAACTGCCTGACACCTAACAGAACCCAATCAAActgttaaataaatgaaactgTATTGACACTTGTTAGTATTTTTATTGTTGGCAAATGAAGTCATCTGGTTTCACTGTAATCTTCCTGTGCTTTGGGGAAGTAATTTGTGCAATCTCCACTTAGCCCTAATGAATTATCTGGCTTGTGCTTTTAAATGATATACTGTcaatgtgttctttgtttttctcattgacTGACTTTTTTCTGCTTCTCAGAAATCAACACTATttattgtacatgtatgtggagcTGTCCTTGCCTTTAGTATGGGCTCATTTTACATGTTTGTTCAGACCATTCTTTCCTACCAAATGCAGCCCAAAATTCACAGCAAACAAGTCTTCTGGGTCCGACTACTGTTGGTTATCTGGTGTGGAGTAAGTGCACTTACCAGTATCCTTTGTTGTAACGTGTTGTTtactattgaaaaaaaatagaataacaaaACAAGTGAGTGCAGTTTGGGGCAATGTAAGaaccatttttttattgttatatacatatacacacatacacacacacacacatattttatctacacttatgtaaatgtaccatgtgcatacctggtgGCCACTGCTAtcaggagagggtatcagataccATGGAATTgaacgtgggtgctgggaactaaatctaggtcgtctgcaagagcaacatgtgctcttaactgcagaggcACTGCTTCAGCTCCCCTAGTCTCTTTAAAGTCACCCTCGATTAAAGGACACTGTTCATAAAATTCAGACTGCAATTAAGTAACTGAGCTAGGAACAAATATACCTTTGGCATAGTCATACTtcagagaaagcaaggaagaatTATTATGCTCACTACAGAAAATTATTCTGTGGAAATTTATGGTAGAGCAACTAATTTTTAAGTAAAGAGGAAAGGACATGATGTAAACCATTTCCTGGTTACTCTGGATAGATCTTTAATTTTAGGACTGCCCAGGACAttaattcttagaaaaaaaaaaaaaaaaaaaaaaggattggaCCATAGTAATAAAAGCTAGCCTTTAAAGTTagcctttaaaatgttttgttgttgttgttgcaaagTACAAGTTTAAACCTTCAGATCTCTAAGAGTCTTCCTTGACTTTTTTTATAGTGATGACTTGCTCATCGATTTTGTACAGTAGTGATTTTGGTCCTGATGTAGTACAGAAACTACACTGGAACCGGGAGGACAAAGTAAGAGCTTGAGGTCTACAAAATAtataagcgtgtgtgtgtgtgtgtgtataattattttaaaggtttattttcattttaaatgtatcatcactgtgtgtgtcagtgtcatGTGTACATGGATGCCTGCAAaagccagaagagtgcattgaaTCCCTTGGAGCTATATCAACAGGTAGAAACAAACTGCCCAACATGGaaactgggaactaaacctggttcctctggaaaagcagcaaacactcttaactatTTAACCATCTCTTCATACCCTACATAATTAATGTTGTGAATTAGTATACAAACTCTAAAAATagctgtagagagaatatcttgtgtactgtatggatgtatcatctgtcaattaaaaagcctatggcctgtGGCTTAGGTAGGAAATAGAGGTGGGATATCAGGGGAGGGAAAGGATTATGAGATAGAGCCAGAAATGATATgagaagacagacacatggaacctgagcacaggtaaccagccacatggcagaatggaGGTTAAAATAAGCAGGTTATGATCAAGTcagagtacaccatagctgtatGGCGAaggcatttgtaaatatattttgaatcctAGTCTTATTCTTTGAGCATGGGGCTAGGAGAAAGAACCAGGGCGTAACTTCAACAAATAGCCATTATGAAAGTTTATTAAGAGTATTCTTGAGCTTCCTAGTgtcattttatgaattttattcagatgtatgtgtgtgtgtgtgtgtgtgtgtgtgtgtgtatgtgtgtatgtatgtatgtatgtgtgtgtgtaggtaggtgggagtatttttttatttcactcaGTGGTCTAACTGACCGTAAATTTGTGATCTtccttcagcctcctaagtaagGATGACAGATGTTGGTTTATGAATCTTATGGCTGGAGCAAGGTGGTGGTGCTGTGACTTCTTGGTTGTAGAATGCAAGTTCTATTTTGTCTTGGTTATTTAGTGGAAATTATATTTGTTGTAAGTGAAACAAAGACATCTACTATGGGTCAGGAGGGACTCCTAGTAGCTACTGCAATTCTCAAGACATGTTCAAAATTCAAGGAATAATTTCAGAAGGAAGATTAGCCTATAAGAATTTGATGTTGCTAATTTAAGAACTAACATCTATTATTTGACTTGGATGTAACCCAGTGgcctttgttttttctcttggACTCCAGGGCTATGTGCTTCACCTGGTTACTACAGCAGCAGAATGGTCcatgtcattttccttttttggatTTTTCCTTACTTATATTCGTGATTTTCAGGTAATAATTTTAATTCTGTTCAGTAGAACTTCCTTCATATAGAATAACAGAATATTTCATTGACAGTCTCCCTGTTCATTTtgaaaattagcattttaaaatctgGCACCAAAGAAAGTGATATAAGAGTAACTAATTTCTGGTAAAATTGTTCCTGGGTTTGAGGAAGTTGTGTGCTGCAAGTAAGCTTCCCCCTTGATAATGGAGTTATCAATGCAAAGCATATCTGAAGAAATTCTGTAATTTATGTTTATTCACCTAGACCCAGCCCTAACACATGGCTTtacgggggaaaaaaaaaaaaaaagaactacaaaagaaaaataggaaactTAATGAGGCAAGAACATGTTTTTTCCATTTCCCTGGATGCTCAGGATGGTGCCTGTGGCAGAGACTTCCTGTTCCCCATCTGATCATTTTGTTTCTCTGACTACATAAGGGGTCCTGTGATACACAGTGAAGAGATAGTCTCTCAGAAGGGCAAAACTTctctatataattttcttttctgttctagaAAATTACTTTGCGGGTGGAAGCCAATTTACATGGATTAACCCTCTATGACACTGTTCCTTGCCCTGTTACCAATGAAAGATCACCACTGCTTTCCAGAGATTTTCAGTGAATGGATATAAGTCTTCTGTGATGATTGTGATTCTCAGGGACTGAGAAAAGATGCACAAAATTTGCTTATTATACTGTGAAAATTTGAATCAATTAATCAAGGCTGACAGTGACATTAATGAAACATGATATCAGGAAAAATGTAATAAGCCATCTGGTGAGTTTTCTTAAAGGATGTTGTTAAAAAGTCCATCTAAAAACATGTCTAGACTTTTTTATAtccagaaaataaaaccaaaggataATATCATTGTAGTGTTTGCTACTTTATCAATGAAACCTGAAGTACACCGAGTAGTCTCCATACTTGGCCTTAAAcgtattattttaaaagcatcttttgTTAGGAGTACTTTTATGAGAGACATTTTCCATGGCACACAGTAATCAGCATTGGTAACCAAATCATTTGGAATCAGGGCTTAAAACTGAAGTTTTATTAATACATTTCTTACAGTACTTAAAAatgtggtgttgttgttgttgttgaatcttTTCTGTAAATAGGAGCCTGCCTGAAATAATCTGAGTTCTTTGATGGCTTAAATTTTGCCTCCCTGCacccccaaacaaacacaaaatcaatgggtatttattttattctggccACATGAATATTAACAGATCTATCATATATGCTTATAATAATTTCATCAAGTCTGGTCTCTGAGATTAGAATTTTTAATTACCAGTAAAAGAGAGAGACTATTTGCAAATTTGCTAccattttgttctttataaaataaaggttACGGCTGATGACATTGCTCAGTAGTGTAAATTACTTGCTGCTAACCCTGACTATCTGAGTTCAATATGTAGGATCCACatagtcaaaagaaagaaaagttatccTTTGgctttgacctccatatgcaaatacacatacacaataagtAAATGTGATAATAGAAATAAACATTAATGTTCCTAAATAAGATTGCAAAGTCTGTAAACAAAAGGAGATATgattaacataaaaattatattatagttATGATCTTTGATTTTTCATTTAGAGAAATTTCTAATTAGTAGTAAGATTAGTTTTGATCATATATTTAGTCTTTTTATTGGAATATGATCCTTTTAAAACCTAAATctgaagaagagactgaaatccaaaataaaattctgaatctTTTTCTCTTGTCATACAAATGATTGTAAAGTTTCAATTTAGATCTCTGTGTAGATAAAGGATGGTTATACAGGATGGTTTCTAGATGCCTACTAGGATTAAAAAGAAGGAACTGGCCAGGCattggtggcccacgcctttaatcccagcacttgggaggcagaggcaggcagatttctgagttcgaggccagcctggtctacagagtgagctccaggacagccagggctatacagagtgaCCTAAATAATACCCAGGGTCAAATTAGTTTGTAAAATAATCCTTGATGAATActaacataatttatatttttagaagaaaTAGGGCTGAAACCAGAAGAAAAGATGGTGaggaaaagtttaaaatatatcaaaaaggAATTTAAGGAAAACTGTTTAAATGGTGGAGATGTAGACTTCAATTATAAGTTGTTGAATCTCAAATTCTGTAACAGTATTTGAAGAAATAACTTAGATTAATAGAGAAATAGAGTATTTACCTATGGGAAGCTACAGTCAATAAGGGAGACATTTTAGtaaatattgattgattgattgattgatattgttACTAGAAAAAAATTGCATATAGATCATGATTAATCCTTTAAAAAGTCATGATGTAACCACATATGGAAAATATCTTTTTCTGTAGTTTTCTCTCTACCAATAAGTTAAGTTATGAAGCATCAATGGGATTATGAGAAGTGAATAATACTAAGTAATAATTCATAGAGTGGAAATTCTTGAAAGTAAATCCCTTGCCTTGTCTGCCAAAGACAGGTATGGAATAACAGatgaaaatgtttgtttgtttgtttgtttgttttttaattttcagagttCATTGGAGAATTCTTCCAAGTATTTAGGTTATATGTAAAACTAAACCATACatagacactttaaaaaataaaacacgcACTCAACTGTggtctaaaaatattaaatgaat
This region of Mus caroli chromosome 3, CAROLI_EIJ_v1.1, whole genome shotgun sequence genomic DNA includes:
- the Dram2 gene encoding DNA damage-regulated autophagy modulator protein 2 isoform X1 gives rise to the protein MWWFQQGLSFLPSALVIWTFATFIFSYITAITLHHVDPALPYISDTGTIPPERCLFGVMLSIAAVLGIATIYVRYKQVQALNPEENLIIKLNKAGLVLGILSCLGLSLVANFQKSTLFIVHVCGAVLAFSMGSFYMFVQTILSYQMQPKIHSKQVFWVRLLLVIWCGVSALTMMTCSSILYSSDFGPDVVQKLHWNREDKGYVLHLVTTAAEWSMSFSFFGFFLTYIRDFQKITLRVEANLHGLTLYDTVPCPVTNERSPLLSRDFQ
- the Dram2 gene encoding DNA damage-regulated autophagy modulator protein 2 isoform X3, whose product is MLSIAAVLGIATIYVRYKQVQALNPEENLIIKLNKAGLVLGILSCLGLSLVANFQKSTLFIVHVCGAVLAFSMGSFYMFVQTILSYQMQPKIHSKQVFWVRLLLVIWCGVSALTMMTCSSILYSSDFGPDVVQKLHWNREDKGYVLHLVTTAAEWSMSFSFFGFFLTYIRDFQKITLRVEANLHGLTLYDTVPCPVTNERSPLLSRDFQ
- the Dram2 gene encoding DNA damage-regulated autophagy modulator protein 2 isoform X2 encodes the protein MWWFQQGLSFLPSALVIWTFATFIFSYITAITLHHVDPALPYISDTGTIPPERCLFGVMLSIAAVLGIATIYVRYKQVQALNPEENLIIKLNKAGLVLGILSCLGLSLVANFQPKIHSKQVFWVRLLLVIWCGVSALTMMTCSSILYSSDFGPDVVQKLHWNREDKGYVLHLVTTAAEWSMSFSFFGFFLTYIRDFQKITLRVEANLHGLTLYDTVPCPVTNERSPLLSRDFQ